ATGTTCGAGCATGTCGCATACTAGCTCTTCTGTCTCTCTGACTCTATCCAAGTCGCATGCGCAGCCCGACACCTCTGCTTCAATGGTGAGAGTCTCCAATGACAGAGGAAGTTTGTCATGTATAGTTATGTACCTCTTATTCTCATTGTCTATGGGCCCAACAAAGTTGAGCCTCCCGATTGATAGACGCCTCAGAACTTCCAGTTTTCTTAGACTTCCGATATAGTTCTTCCAATCAGCGATGTGAGGATCCCACATTGGTCTCGTGATTGAAAGCTCAACCAGCTTTCGCCCATGCTCTCTGAGAATATTGCCAAACTGCTCAAGATTGTGGGTGGGGTTTTTAAGGTCTCCGCTGCCTATGAGGGCCAGCTTGAGATGGGTGAGGGTTGTGCATTTCTCCAAGATGCATTGGAGGGACATGGGCTCTAGGGTACAGTTCTCGAGGTCAAGCCTTGTCAGGTTGCTGGGCGCCTTGTTCCAGTTCAACTTCGAACAAGTCTCGTGCCACAATGCGAAGCCTTCAAATCTCAGAGCCTTGATGCTTGGATGGTTGAAGAGACCACTGACTGTTTTAATCCCTATTGGGGAGCCCAGTGTGTCGTCATAGGATATAAGAGTTACTGACTCGAGATGGCGGAAAAAGAAGATATTCGGGATACCTTCAAAACACTGACCTGCTTCTTTGTTGTGCTCAAACCCAGCACAGCCGTGGTCTGGGCCACCTACAAATGAACCAGTCAAAAGAAACGGCGTAGATTTGTGGTCAGTAATCCACAGCTCGAGGTGCCTCAGCTCTGGCATGAGAAGCATGAGAAGCACTTTCAAACTTCTGTATGGCCGTTTGAATATTCCGACTCTCAACTCGTACTCTATGAGAGCCCTGAGATTTAGGGGGATTTTATCACCTTCAGGTGATGAGGACAGCCTCTTAAAATACTTGGTCATGAAGTCGAGGAAGTATGGAGGAGCCATGGGATCGTATCTCTGGGAGCAGAAAGTCCTCACGGCGAGGCCCCGCTCAGGATCCTGTTGCAGGCGTCTTGCAAGTTGCATCCATTTCTCATCAGGGTCCTCTTCGAGGACAAAGATACTTCGAAACAGATGGGATTCTGCAATATCACGCAATCGTTTGCAAACGCGGCTCAGAGACAATAGTGTCTGGTAGGAGGACTTTGTATCCCAACCGCCTTCCCAATCTTTGCACTCGATGATGGAACAAATGTGACGCAAAATCTCGTTGGGCACGCACA
The window above is part of the Fusarium musae strain F31 chromosome 6, whole genome shotgun sequence genome. Proteins encoded here:
- a CDS encoding hypothetical protein (EggNog:ENOG41) produces the protein MLLCVPNEILRHICSIIECKDWEGGWDTKSSYQTLLSLSRVCKRLRDIAESHLFRSIFVLEEDPDEKWMQLARRLQQDPERGLAVRTFCSQRYDPMAPPYFLDFMTKYFKRLSSSPEGDKIPLNLRALIEYELRVGIFKRPYRSLKVLLMLLMPELRHLELWITDHKSTPFLLTGSFVGGPDHGCAGFEHNKEAGQCFEGIPNIFFFRHLESVTLISYDDTLGSPIGIKTVSGLFNHPSIKALRFEGFALWHETCSKLNWNKAPSNLTRLDLENCTLEPMSLQCILEKCTTLTHLKLALIGSGDLKNPTHNLEQFGNILREHGRKLVELSITRPMWDPHIADWKNYIGSLRKLEVLRRLSIGRLNFVGPIDNENKRYITIHDKLPLSLETLTIEAEVSGCACDLDRVRETEELVCDMLEHEPVPPGLRQINMKLLPGPEARGFEVIEADNIRGWQIGKKGLWVQESKRGREDEDEDEEDEDEEDEDEEDEDEEDEDEEGDKEKKECRVYDEYKEYEEWSECEEDEDFEEGKGYRVIQFITSATRVRYGT